TTTAGTTTCTATTTTTTGAATGGTACCAACACCATCTACATGACCTAAAACAAAATGTCCTTCTAATCGCTCACCAGCTTTTAGACTTCTTTCAATATTAACAATATCACCAGGTTTTAGATTCCCTAGATCAGTTTTACGAGTAGTTTCCTCGATCATTTCAAAAATGCATTTAGTGTTAGAAAGTTTGGTAGCTGTAAGACAAACACCATTCAAAGATACGCTTTGTCCTATTTTCAAACCTTTTGCATGTTTTCCTAAATTTACCGTCATTTGAATAGAACTTCTAGTTTTTGTGTTTTTGGAAATTTTCTCAATTTTTCCTATTCCCTCAACTATTCCAGTAAACATCATCTATGTTGTAAAATTGCTTTGTATAAATTGATTTTCTTGTTAATACAGATGTTATTTTTTATTGGATAATTCATCAAATTCGTTTTGACAGAATTGATGAAAAACAGTACACTTGTTTTTTTTGGCATCAGCAATGATTTTTGTCATATCTTTTACTAAAACACCCTGTGCAGCTAAAAAAGCCTCATCGGTCATACCTAATTTTTCAAACGCTTTAGATTTAGCAATTGATGCTTCGTTTAAGCTAGGATCTTCAATTTGTGCTTTATCATAAAATTCGATAGATTCTTTATAATTTTTTAAATGGTTTAAGGAGATAGCCTTATTCATCAATGCAGTAATATCGTTACTATCAATTTTTAGTGTTTTATCATAAAATTCTATAGCTTCGGTATGTCGATCTAATTCATTTAATGACAGACCTAAACTATTGAATGCCCAAGTATCTGTAGAATCGTGTTCAAGAATAATGTTACAGCAACTTATGACATCATTATATCGTTTTAACTTTTCAAGGGAGTAAATTTTATTTTTTAAAGCATAGTTATCATAATTTTTTATTTTCAATACTTCATCACAATAGATGATTGCATCCTCATATCTTGCTAAATGTATTAAAGCCAATGCAGAATTTTGGAGTGCCACCATATCAGTTGGACTATTAGAAAGTAACTTTTGACAATAATTATACATTTCATCATATTGTCCAGATTCAAACATTCTTTTGATTACAACTGTAGGGTCTAGTAGATTAATCAATTGTACCATTACAATATTAGAATAACAAGTCTTTATTCTATTCGAAAAGATAAAAAATGTTATTTAATAAAATTATTTCAATACTTTTCTAAGAGTTTCATTAAGGACCTTAGAATAACTGTATGAAGATTGCTCTTGCTGAATCATTTTGGCTTGACGAAGTCTTATTTTTTTATCCAGATCATCATCAATCATTATTGTTACACGTTTACTCATTGTACTTAGTAATTTATGATGATTTCAATATAAGATTATATGAAATGTCCCAATTGTGGGAATAGATTTAACCATTAATTACAGAGATAATTTGTTCCATGTTAAACGGTTTACGAATTAAAGGAATAGATAATTTTTCTAATTTTTCTTCAGTTGAATAACTACTATCTCCACTCACAGCGATGATTTTTGCATTAGAACTTATTTCTTGAATTTTTTTGATTGCATAAAAACCACTTCCATTTGGCATCATTATATCAATTAAGACAACATCGGGGGCTTTTTCTTTGTAAAGTTTGATTGCAGTTATACCATCATAACCACTACCCACAACTTTAATGCCCTTTTCCTCCAAAAATTCACCAAATAATCTAACTGTATCTTCATCATCATCAATCACAATAACGGAACGTTTCACAATAGTCATGATTAATCACACATGCTTTAATATTTTGTATTATTTTTTAATAGTATATGGGAGGAATTGACAGATTAATTGCTAAAGTATTATCTCAAAAAATTAAACAAAAACTGGATGAAGATGAATTAAAAATTTTAGAAAGAAAGTTGTTTTTAGAACATGGAATGTCAATAAAGCTATCCATAGAACATTTTGATAAATTGAATTTAGTATTAAAGAGCATTTTAAATCTAAATAGAAAAAAATTTGAAAATGAGTGTCTAAACGAAGTAATCAAAGTTCAAAGAAAAAATGCTAAATACTCTGTTAGAATAATTGATCAAAATCTATTAGATTCGCTATTAGTGTTATGTGGAGATAATGAAACTAGACAAATGCTTAATTGTCTTTTTGAAAACGAGTTAACCATCCCGCAAATTTTAAGTGAAGCTCAAATTCCAAAAACATCTGGATATAGAAAAATTGAAAATTTAATCATAAATGGATTAATTGTAGAATCTGGCAAAGTACTTAGTGAGAGTAAAAGAATTTCAAAATATAGATGTGTTTTTGACGAAATAAAGATTGAAATGAAAAAGAATGATATTGTGTTTCAAGGAGTAATAAATGAACAAATTTATGATAAAAGTACTTGTATCGACTTAATTAAAGTGTAAGATTAGAAAATAATTCATAAGGAAATTCTAAATTGATGTAGATTTTACAATTTCAAGTACGGTTTTAGCTTGTTTAAAGTGAACTTCATCAATCATTTTTCCATCTATAGTTGTTGCTCCTTTTCCTTTTTTTGTGGATTCTAAATAAAATTTGGAAACTTTTTCTGCCCATTGAATTTCTTTTTTACTTGGATAGAAAACTTTGTGAGTTGTCAATATTTGGTCAGGGTGTATGATACTTTTTCCTGCATAACCAAGATCTTTTCCAACTTTACAATCTTTTTCTAATCCTTTAATGTCTTTAAGGTCTTGCCAAATAGCATCAATTGCAGAAACTCCTGCTGCTTTTGCATCTACTGGAATTTTTGCCCTAGAATATCTTCCGCCTTCTGAATTTTTTGAGTATTCAATTCCTAAATCATTTAAGAGATCAAAAACTCCAAAAACTACTGCTTGTATTCTTTTACTATAAGATGCAATATTGTATGTGTTAACCACTCCTTCAGCTGATTCAATAGAAGGAATTATTTGAATTGGTTTTAGTTTACGATTCTTTTCCAATAATGAAAGATTCTTTTCAATTTTTTTTATCTCAGCAACATTGTTTACTTTAGGAATCACTATTCCATCAATTCCTTTTTGAATAATTACCTTGAGATCATCTGGAATTTTTCCAGATTTTGGAGAATTTGTGCGCACAAAAATTGATGATTTGTAAGATTGACGTGATTTTAGTGCATCTTGAATTAATTTTCTAGCATTATTTTTTTCCTCATCTGGTACGGAATCTTCTAAATCAAAACAGACTATATCAGCTTGAATGTTTTTTGCCTTTTCTAAAAACCTAGAATTATTTCCGGGAACAAAAATAAGACTGCGAAAAAGCTGTGTCATTAAATTATTATGCGTTTTCTGGCTTCATCATAATTTTGCCAAAGAACTTTCCAGAGAGCATTTTTGTATGTGCTTCTGCAGCTTGTTCAAATGTATAAGTAGAATCAATTTCTGCTTTAATTTTACCCTTACCCATCCAATACAAACCAAGATCCATTTCAGCTTTAGTTCCTTGAGTTGAACCTAACACATTGATTCCTTTAAAGAAGATGTGTCTAAGATCAATTTTTGCATCATATCCAGTAGTAGCTCCACATGAAACAAGTGTTCCTCCATAGTTAAGCAGGGTCAATTGTTTGTTAAAGTGAGTTTCTCCAATATGGTCAAATGTTAAATCAATTCCTGGCCTAACACCAGTTTTTGCAGCAATATCTTTTGTAATTTTAAAGACTTCTTTGTGCCAGTCTTCTTTTCTATGATCTACTGCATAATCAGCACCTAATGCTTTGCATTTATCGAGTTTATCTGCACTAGCAGTTGCAATAACAGTACAATTGTAGAGTTTTGCAATTTGAATTCCAAAGCTGCCAACACCAGAACCTCCACCCATAATTAGAACAGTTTGTCCAGGTGTAATTTTGGCTCTTCCAACTAACATATGCCAAGAAGTAAGAATTGTCATTGAAGCTGCTGCTGCATCTTCATAAGAAACTCCTTCTGGAATTTTTGATACATTAACTTCTGGTAGATGTACTAGTTCACTATATGCACCCCAGAGTGGGCCTGTTTGGAATCCCCAAACTTGTCTATTGGTACAATCAAATTCTCTACCTGATGTACATAATGCACATGTTCTACATGAAAGATTGGAATGTGAGACAACTCTATCCCCTACTTTGATAGTTTTTACATCTTCTCCTACTGCAACAACATCTCCTGCAGCATCAGAACCAGATACGTGTGGTAATGGGATAGCAATTGGTACACCTCTCATTCCCCAGATATCATTATAGTTAAGAGCTGCTGCTTTTAGTTTGAACACAACTTCATTTGCTTTTGGTTTTGGATCAGGAATATCTTTTACTTTTAAAATTTTTGCATAATTATCATCAGGAGCATATTCTTCATAAACTACAGCTTTCAATATGGATCCTGATATTATCCCCTAATTATATTTTCTCTGATTAGATACGATTTATCTTAAAATCACGTTTTGGTTGTTGAATTGATAATAAAATTTGTTTAAGTTGATTGTCATTAATTTGAGAATTCATCTTTCCTTGTGATGCCATTCCAATTAGATATTGCTCTACTAAATCAGATAATTCAGGTTTAACCATCTTGATGTTATTTAATCTCATTCTTGCATCTGGAGAGAGTATTTGTTTGAGGATTTGCTCTTTTTGAGCAGTCATATCGTGATTTTGTTTATCTTGATCAGGTGATTCAGAAAAACTCATTTTAAATCTAAGAGTATATTTTTAGTTGAGGATTTACAACGATCAGTTCGTTTAGAATTTCTGTTGATAATCTATCTAATTTTTGCATTCCTTTTTTTGAAATGACACGGCCTTTTTTCTCAACTTTCTCAACATATCCAAGCTTTTCTAATCCTTGAATTGCATTACGAATTATTGCGCCTCCAGCATCTTTATGATGAGCAGCACCATATCCTGATGGTCTACCTCCACCATAAATTTTTCTTAATTCGTTAATTCCAAGCGGACCATGAAGGTAAATTTTTCTCATTAGTGATGCACATCTTGTATGCCACCAATCTCTGTCTTGAGGTGGTTTATCTGCATGAGCTCCAGTTTTTACAAATGGAATCCAAGAAGGAGCAGGAATATCTTCATTTTTTAAAATAGCTGCCAATCTACTAATCAATACATCAGATGGTACATCGTATACCTTTGCCATAAGGTCAAAAACTCAGGAATCGTCTTATAAATCATTGAGCTATTATTTTGCGATAAGTATGCCCACAAAGGTTACACGAAATTCTGATCGACTTTATTGATGTTCTGCCTAATCGAATTTTAGAATTTATCCCTGGGGCGATAAATGATTTACATTTTTTACAAAATACAATTTTTAATTCGTAAGGCATACGAATTTTGTGTCTTGTGCTAATTCTTTGGGCCAGTAATGCCTGTCTCTGAGATAGTACTGGATTCATTTTTGCATTAGAAATTGCACTATTAATTAAAATCTGCATTCTCTCTAATGCAATTTGTCTAAGTGCAGGTTTCACAATTATTAATCACTATCCACCTAAAAATTAGTTCTCTTTTAATAGAAAAGTGCAGTCAGCGGGATTCGAACCCGCGTCACAGGGTTGGAAACCCCGAATACTAACCAGGCTATACTATGACTGCACAAGAAAACAAACTTAATTTCCTACATAAAAACGGTTTTTTCATACTCGTAGAGCATACGTGCAATCACTACATGAGCCTCATAAGACAAGTTACCAACTGAAAATAAGCGATTTATTTTATTGTTTATTGATTCAGAAAAGTGGCCTTTTTGAAATCCACCTATAACTATACAAGAATTATCTGAAATTTGAGAGCTAATTTTTTCAAATGAGCTTAGTTCTCCTTTAGTTGAAAATCCAATAATCTTGGATGGTTTGATCTCATTGATTAACTCAGTAAACGATTTTTTTTTAATTTCCAATAACACATCTTTGCCAGATTGTATAGTTTTTTCTAAATATAATTTTTCAATAAGACCTTCAAATCTATGATATGATTTTGGAATGTGAACATTTTCTCCAATGTAAATTACGTTATCGTCAATTGTGTGAATATAGATTTTAATTTTATTTTGTGAGTACAATGGAATTGTTGTAGCTTCCAATATAGAAAAATGAACTAGATCAGGTCTTCCTCTTTTAATTTCATCATTGATTCCTTTCATTGCAGCAAAATGCCATGAATTATCAAGCAATATTTCAGACGGATGTTTTCCAAATTTTTGTGCATGTGAGATTACTGAAGGATGATCTTGTAATTCTAGAGGAACTGTTTCTAATGCAGATTCTGCTAAAATCAGAGAGAACATCTTAATTGATCAGTTCTATCTGATTTTTAAATTCATTCCAACTAGATTTTGGTGTTCCATCAACATCCAATAATCCAGAATTACAAATGTAATGACTCAATCTTTCCATTATGTATTCACTGCTTCCTAAACCAGACCCACCACCTACAGTTAGAGTTTGATTAGCGATTTCTGGTTTGTCAATCACACATGTGCCATCAGGTCTATCATATTGCCTGTACCAAGTGAAAAATTCTATTTTAGATTCATTTTCAGTGTAAAATTCAAAGGATTTTTCTAGAAATATTTGCTGTGATGTTTCATTACCTCCTACAAAATCAGAAGTACTCCAACTAACCTCAAAAAGTCCAATTTTTTTATCAGGTATTATTTCAAATGTCTTTTGCAAGTCTGCTTTAGCTTCTTCTGGTGTTTTGACAATATCATTTAAGGTATCAACTGGGAAATATGAAAAAGCCACAAAATCACCTATTGCTAGATCAGATACAATATGCTCTAAATTTTTATTTAATACGTTATGTAACGCAAATCCATTTCCAATTTGCACATCGGGGTGTTTTTCTTTTAATTTTGTGTATACTCCATTGAAGAGTTCTTTGTATACAGGAATATTTTGTTCGTGATAACGAAATTGAGATTCTGTTTCTCCTGCAATTACAACTGTATCTATAATATCATAACGAGACAATATTGCATCAAGAACGTTTACTAGTCGATCTTCTCCAATCGCATTAAGTGATGGTTTTCCTATCCAATTTGGAAATGGTCCTAGTGTTTCACCATTAATAACAGAAAAAAATAATGTTACTTTGAGATTATTATTTTTATTAAAACTCATCAGAGCATCTGATTGTTTCCAGTCGTATTCTCCTCTTACAGGCTCAACAATATTCCAAAACATGTACACGTTACTTCTTCCAATACCAGTAGATGATGCTTCAGCATAAATTTGATTCAAGTCTTGTAGTGTTATTGCTGAATGTGGTGCGTTAATTACAAGGCCAATTTTTTCATTATGTTTCTGAATTGGAGTTGGTTCTAAATTTGGTGTTAGTAATATCACTGCAACTATAGCAATTACTACGGCTATACCTCCAGATATTCCTAGAATTTTTTTATCCACATTATGAACGTCATTAGAAGAGAGTAAAAAAGTTTACAAAAAGATCATTATCGATCATGAGAACTTTTATTATGTCTTAATTTTATTTCTTAATTAATTAGATTAAGATAACGACGAGTGGCTCTGTGGCGCAGATTGATCCACAACCGGCTTGCGAAGCCTTAACACGTGGACCTTTACCACTCGTCGGTCATCGTAATATTCCGATAACCATTATTTCCTTTGCTTCTATTGTCTACCCTGATGTACAACCGCTGTATCCGCATTCAATGCAAATACTACATCCTTCTACAAATACAAGGTTGTTTTTGCATGTTGGACATAAACGATCTTCTGATACTTCTTGTCTAGTAGGTTCAGATGTTATTTCTTCATCATGTACTTTGAGTTCAAGTGAATCATGTACATGTGATTTGATGTATGGATTTGATATCATGGTTGTTACATATTTAGTAACATGTTCACTTGGTGTAACATCAAATACTTTTTCTGCGTTTTCACTTGTCATGTGAAGTACTTGTTTGTGTCTTGAACCATCACGGTACACTGTAATTCCCTTTAGACCCAATTCATGAGCCAATAGATATGCAGACTTTACATCTTCTGCTGTAACATCATATGGCATGTTAATTGTCTTGGCAATTGCATTTCCAATCCAATCTTGCCATACTCCTTGGGCCATTAGATGATCTGCCCAGTGAATATCCATTGCAGTTACATAGACGTCTTGCATCCATTGTGGAATTTCAGGAATTCCTTTTAGTGAGCCATAGTTGTCTGCAATCTTTGCAAGGAGTTCATCGCTGTATAGACCATGTTCTTTGAGTACTTGTTCAACAATTTTGTTGGTGTAAAAGAATCGACCTACTGTTACTCTCTTCTCAAAGACTAGAGCAAATGCTGGCTCCATTCCGTTTGAACAATCTGCAATCATAGATAGTGTTCCTGTTGGAGCTACTGTAGTAGTCAAAACATTTCTTATTCCATGTTTCTTGATCTTATCAATTAGTGCATCCCATTCATAACAGTGAGACTCTTTTGGTTTCTCATAATATCCTGCAATTGGAATCTTTCCTTCAGGATATTCTGTTTTTGAGCATAGTGGGAATTCACCTCTAGATTTTGCTAGTGCTACACTTTCTTCCATTGAATAATAAGTCAATGCTTCAGATAGTTTTGATTGTAGATCGTATCCTTCTTTGGAGTTGTATGGAATCTTTAATTTGTATAATAGATCTGCTACTCCCATTACACCTAATCCAATTCTTCTAGAATCTTTTGATGCAATATCAATTTCTTTTACAGGATAGTGATTTACATCAATGATGTTATCTAAGAATCTGGTAGTCTTTCTGATTGTTTCTTCATATCTTTGCCAATCAAATTCGTATTCTCCATCAGCTTTTCTCTTTACGAGATTTACCAAGTTGATAGAACCAAGATTACATGATTCGTACGGATAAAGACTTTGTTCACCACATGGATTTGTAGCTCTTAGTGGAGCTTGTCTTGCTTTGGCAAATACATTGTATTTGTTAATTTGATCAAAGAAGATCAATCCAGGCTCTGCACTCTTCCATGCAGAAAGAGCTATCAAGTCAATTAATTGATGTGCATTGATTTCTTTTACTGGTTTTCTGTCACGTGGACTACGTAACATGTATTTTCCATCAGTTGTATTTACAAGTGCATTCCAAAAGTCTTCCCAAATACCTACACTGACATTAAAGTTCTCCAAAACACCAGGTTCTGTTTTATTTGTGATAAATTTTTCAACATCTGGATGCCAAGCTTCAATGATTCCCATGTTAGCTCCTCTTCTTTTACCTCCTTGTTTTACAACTTCAGTCACGGTATTGATGATATTCATAAAAGAGACAGGACCTGATGCTACACCTGATGTTGATGCAACAATATCGCCTTCTTCACGAAGATCAGAATAGTTGATTCCAACTCCGCCTCCAGATTTGAATATTAGTGCTGCATCAGAAGTTGATTTCATGATTTTCTCCATGTCATCTGGCATTCCAAGAACAAAACATGCTGAAAGCTGACCAAGTCTACCACCAGCATTCATCATTGTTGGTGAATTTGGCAGAAAGTCTTGTGCTGTCATCAATTCAAAATATTCTGTGATTTTGTCTGCGTAACTATCTAATTCTTTTGCTGCAAGTAGAGTTAGAAGATCTTTAAAGCTTACTTTCATCTGACCTTTACTTGCAAGAGTCACATAATGATTGATCAGGGATCTAAAGTGCCACTTGTTGAGAAAATATTCTCCAATTTTGAATTTGTAATCAAAATTATCTAATTTCTCAAGATATGTGCGTGCTTCTTCAATATCTTGGGTAATATTTCCAGTTTTTTCAAACACTTTTGAATCATATAGGACATCACCTATTCCAACAAGAATTGCAACTCTTTCAAACATTTGAGTTGGTGATTCAATGATTTCATTTTTGTTGTTTCTGAAAAGATATCTAGATGCCAATACTCTCAAGCAATTTAGATCAAAATTCTTGGAAACAGGATCTAAAGATTTTAGGTTTAAGACTTTCATTTTTTCGTCCCTTAATTTTCTTCGTTCATGTCTGTAAACGATGTATGCTTTTGCAATGTCGCTATTTCCACAATCGATAAGAGTTGACTCTACAATGTCTTGAATATCCTCAACGCTAGGAGCTCTAGAATTTGTGAACCCCTGTTCGACTAATTTTTGTACAACTTTATTTGCAAGTTGATCGGCTAGCGCACGGTCGGCTTTAGAGGTGGCTGCCAACGCTTTGTATATAGCGTTTGAAATTTTATTTTGATTGAAGGCCGTTATAGCGCCACTGCGCTTACGGATCTCATTGATAGTACTTTCTATTTGTGATTTATCCAATTATAATCTCCCCGCAAGAGGTAAGAAATATGATGGTATAAATGATTTGGCAGTTTTTTCTAAAAATTCGGTGGAAAAATATTGACAACGGTCCAATCGATATCATAATGGTATTATGAATTTAGTAACAAGTCACAACGATGATCGCTTATGTAAAGCGTCACATTTTTTTAAGATGATCGGAACTAGTTTTAGACTTACGAATTTCAGATGACATATGAAGACTTGCACTTTGGACATTTGTCAACAAAGGGTTCATCTTTGAATCCACATTCACCACAGAGTGATACTTTTTTCACAGGCTTAAAGGAAGATGTAAGCTCTGCTGCTTTCTCAATTGATTTTTTAATATCAGCTTGAGTAGCATTCTGATCAATGTCTAGTTTAACTAGTAAACCACCATTAAGCAATTTAGATAGTCTAGTACATTCTGTGATAATTTCACTCTTGGTTGTATAATCAGATATCTCAGATGCTTTTAACACTATTCCTTGTGAATAAGAGTCACTATCCATAGAGTTTAGTGCAGAATTTTTACCATATTTTTCACCATCTAGGTTTGCAAATCGGCTAGATCCTTCTGTTTCAATCATGGATATCGCTACAGTATCACCGAGTTCCTTACCTTTCTTAGTAGCAACATCAACTGCAGTTTCTATTACTTTATTGAGTACGTCTCTTCCTTCTTTATTATCTTGGAAACCAAGTATATTGAAGACCGATTCTTTCAAACCTACTAGATTAACAATTAAAGATACAGAACTTCTTTGCATGTATTGAGTATTTTTTGCAAGTATTGGATTTAATCCTCTTCGTGTAAGATCAGAGATGTCTTTCTTTCTTAATGCCATAGAAGATAATGCAGGTTTCATTAGCAATGCGAGTCTTGCTCTAAAGTATGTTTCATCTTTGTTGGATTCAAATGCAAGTCTTGGAAGATTGATCGATACAGATTGTAGT
Above is a genomic segment from Nitrosarchaeum sp. containing:
- a CDS encoding riboflavin synthase, with amino-acid sequence MFTGIVEGIGKIEKISKNTKTRSSIQMTVNLGKHAKGLKIGQSVSLNGVCLTATKLSNTKCIFEMIEETTRKTDLGNLKPGDIVNIERSLKAGERLEGHFVLGHVDGVGTIQKIETKPKEVQVWFEIPKNLTKYVVKKGSIAIDGISLTVVDIKNNLASVCLIPHTMEKTNFKIKNVGDKINIETDILGKYILK
- a CDS encoding response regulator, with amino-acid sequence MKRSVIVIDDDEDTVRLFGEFLEEKGIKVVGSGYDGITAIKLYKEKAPDVVLIDIMMPNGSGFYAIKKIQEISSNAKIIAVSGDSSYSTEEKLEKLSIPLIRKPFNMEQIISVING
- a CDS encoding transcriptional regulator, with amino-acid sequence MGGIDRLIAKVLSQKIKQKLDEDELKILERKLFLEHGMSIKLSIEHFDKLNLVLKSILNLNRKKFENECLNEVIKVQRKNAKYSVRIIDQNLLDSLLVLCGDNETRQMLNCLFENELTIPQILSEAQIPKTSGYRKIENLIINGLIVESGKVLSESKRISKYRCVFDEIKIEMKKNDIVFQGVINEQIYDKSTCIDLIKV
- a CDS encoding CoA ester lyase, with product MTQLFRSLIFVPGNNSRFLEKAKNIQADIVCFDLEDSVPDEEKNNARKLIQDALKSRQSYKSSIFVRTNSPKSGKIPDDLKVIIQKGIDGIVIPKVNNVAEIKKIEKNLSLLEKNRKLKPIQIIPSIESAEGVVNTYNIASYSKRIQAVVFGVFDLLNDLGIEYSKNSEGGRYSRAKIPVDAKAAGVSAIDAIWQDLKDIKGLEKDCKVGKDLGYAGKSIIHPDQILTTHKVFYPSKKEIQWAEKVSKFYLESTKKGKGATTIDGKMIDEVHFKQAKTVLEIVKSTSI
- a CDS encoding zinc-binding dehydrogenase, with translation MKAVVYEEYAPDDNYAKILKVKDIPDPKPKANEVVFKLKAAALNYNDIWGMRGVPIAIPLPHVSGSDAAGDVVAVGEDVKTIKVGDRVVSHSNLSCRTCALCTSGREFDCTNRQVWGFQTGPLWGAYSELVHLPEVNVSKIPEGVSYEDAAAASMTILTSWHMLVGRAKITPGQTVLIMGGGSGVGSFGIQIAKLYNCTVIATASADKLDKCKALGADYAVDHRKEDWHKEVFKITKDIAAKTGVRPGIDLTFDHIGETHFNKQLTLLNYGGTLVSCGATTGYDAKIDLRHIFFKGINVLGSTQGTKAEMDLGLYWMGKGKIKAEIDSTYTFEQAAEAHTKMLSGKFFGKIMMKPENA
- a CDS encoding DNA-binding protein, with product MSFSESPDQDKQNHDMTAQKEQILKQILSPDARMRLNNIKMVKPELSDLVEQYLIGMASQGKMNSQINDNQLKQILLSIQQPKRDFKINRI
- a CDS encoding 30S ribosomal protein S19e, with amino-acid sequence MAKVYDVPSDVLISRLAAILKNEDIPAPSWIPFVKTGAHADKPPQDRDWWHTRCASLMRKIYLHGPLGINELRKIYGGGRPSGYGAAHHKDAGGAIIRNAIQGLEKLGYVEKVEKKGRVISKKGMQKLDRLSTEILNELIVVNPQLKIYS
- a CDS encoding RNase P subunit translates to MQILINSAISNAKMNPVLSQRQALLAQRISTRHKIRMPYELKIVFCKKCKSFIAPGINSKIRLGRTSIKSIRISCNLCGHTYRKIIAQ
- a CDS encoding ribosome biogenesis protein; translation: MFSLILAESALETVPLELQDHPSVISHAQKFGKHPSEILLDNSWHFAAMKGINDEIKRGRPDLVHFSILEATTIPLYSQNKIKIYIHTIDDNVIYIGENVHIPKSYHRFEGLIEKLYLEKTIQSGKDVLLEIKKKSFTELINEIKPSKIIGFSTKGELSSFEKISSQISDNSCIVIGGFQKGHFSESINNKINRLFSVGNLSYEAHVVIARMLYEYEKTVFM
- a CDS encoding adenosylcobalamin-dependent ribonucleoside-diphosphate reductase encodes the protein MDKSQIESTINEIRKRSGAITAFNQNKISNAIYKALAATSKADRALADQLANKVVQKLVEQGFTNSRAPSVEDIQDIVESTLIDCGNSDIAKAYIVYRHERRKLRDEKMKVLNLKSLDPVSKNFDLNCLRVLASRYLFRNNKNEIIESPTQMFERVAILVGIGDVLYDSKVFEKTGNITQDIEEARTYLEKLDNFDYKFKIGEYFLNKWHFRSLINHYVTLASKGQMKVSFKDLLTLLAAKELDSYADKITEYFELMTAQDFLPNSPTMMNAGGRLGQLSACFVLGMPDDMEKIMKSTSDAALIFKSGGGVGINYSDLREEGDIVASTSGVASGPVSFMNIINTVTEVVKQGGKRRGANMGIIEAWHPDVEKFITNKTEPGVLENFNVSVGIWEDFWNALVNTTDGKYMLRSPRDRKPVKEINAHQLIDLIALSAWKSAEPGLIFFDQINKYNVFAKARQAPLRATNPCGEQSLYPYESCNLGSINLVNLVKRKADGEYEFDWQRYEETIRKTTRFLDNIIDVNHYPVKEIDIASKDSRRIGLGVMGVADLLYKLKIPYNSKEGYDLQSKLSEALTYYSMEESVALAKSRGEFPLCSKTEYPEGKIPIAGYYEKPKESHCYEWDALIDKIKKHGIRNVLTTTVAPTGTLSMIADCSNGMEPAFALVFEKRVTVGRFFYTNKIVEQVLKEHGLYSDELLAKIADNYGSLKGIPEIPQWMQDVYVTAMDIHWADHLMAQGVWQDWIGNAIAKTINMPYDVTAEDVKSAYLLAHELGLKGITVYRDGSRHKQVLHMTSENAEKVFDVTPSEHVTKYVTTMISNPYIKSHVHDSLELKVHDEEITSEPTRQEVSEDRLCPTCKNNLVFVEGCSICIECGYSGCTSG